From a single Adhaeribacter swui genomic region:
- a CDS encoding YhcH/YjgK/YiaL family protein, producing MIFDHLQNAARYTVLHPDFEVAFNFLKNNKVADLPTGKHTIRGEEVFAIISDDFGFGGKEQARLESHRHYIDIQVVLAGTDVMGWQRLAACQNITEPYTPERDLIFYSDQPLVWFEVPADHFVIFYPEDTHAPLATADKLRKIVFKIAIQES from the coding sequence ATGATTTTCGACCACCTACAAAATGCGGCCCGTTACACCGTTTTACATCCTGATTTTGAAGTAGCTTTTAATTTTTTAAAAAATAACAAAGTAGCCGATTTACCCACGGGGAAACATACCATTCGCGGGGAAGAAGTTTTTGCCATTATTTCGGATGATTTTGGTTTTGGTGGCAAGGAACAAGCCCGATTAGAATCGCACCGCCATTACATCGATATTCAGGTGGTACTGGCAGGTACTGACGTGATGGGTTGGCAACGCTTAGCGGCTTGCCAGAATATAACCGAACCCTACACGCCCGAGCGTGACCTGATATTTTACAGCGACCAGCCCTTGGTATGGTTTGAAGTTCCGGCCGATCATTTTGTAATTTTTTACCCGGAAGACACGCACGCGCCCTTAGCTACTGCCGATAAACTGAGAAAAATAGTTTTCAAAATAGCCATCCAGGAAAGTTAA
- a CDS encoding sigma-54-dependent transcriptional regulator has product MPKILIIDDERSIRHTLKEILEYESYSVDEAADGEVGLDQLRKNKYDVVLCDIKMPKMDGLEVLQRAQEIAPDVPFIMISAHGTIDTAVDATKKGAYDFLQKPPDLNRLLVTVRNALDKANLVTETKKLKKKISKNYEMVGSSPALEKVRRAIDKVAQTDARVLITGPNGAGKEMVARQLHEKSNRSDGPMVEVNCAAIPSELIESELFGHEKGSFTSAVKQRIGKFEQANGGTLFLDEIGDMSLSAQAKVLRALQENKITRVGGEKEISVDVRVVAATNKDLLKEIEDRNFREDLYHRLGVILIHVPPLNERREDIPELVQKFLADIARDYGSKPKRITPAALTFLQQLDWRGNIRELRNVVERLVIMSDDEISEEDARSFARPAVA; this is encoded by the coding sequence ATGCCCAAAATTCTGATTATAGACGACGAACGCAGTATTCGTCATACCCTGAAGGAAATTCTGGAATACGAAAGCTATTCTGTAGATGAAGCCGCCGACGGGGAAGTTGGCCTGGACCAATTGCGCAAGAACAAGTACGACGTGGTACTCTGCGACATTAAAATGCCCAAAATGGATGGCTTAGAAGTACTGCAGCGTGCCCAGGAAATTGCCCCGGACGTACCATTTATCATGATCTCGGCCCATGGCACCATTGATACCGCAGTAGATGCCACAAAAAAAGGCGCCTACGACTTCCTGCAAAAACCACCGGATTTAAATCGTTTGCTGGTTACCGTGCGCAATGCCCTGGATAAAGCCAATCTGGTAACCGAAACCAAGAAGCTGAAGAAAAAAATTTCTAAAAATTACGAGATGGTGGGTAGTTCGCCGGCGCTGGAAAAAGTTCGTCGGGCCATCGACAAAGTAGCTCAAACCGATGCCCGCGTTTTAATTACCGGACCGAATGGGGCCGGTAAGGAAATGGTAGCCCGGCAACTGCACGAGAAAAGTAATCGCTCCGATGGCCCCATGGTAGAGGTAAACTGCGCCGCCATTCCCAGCGAACTGATCGAAAGCGAATTGTTTGGCCACGAAAAAGGCTCGTTTACCTCGGCGGTGAAGCAGCGCATAGGTAAATTTGAGCAAGCCAACGGCGGCACCTTGTTTCTGGACGAAATTGGCGACATGAGCTTATCGGCGCAGGCCAAAGTATTGCGGGCCTTGCAGGAAAATAAAATTACCCGGGTAGGCGGCGAAAAAGAAATTTCGGTGGATGTACGGGTAGTAGCGGCTACCAACAAAGATTTACTCAAAGAAATAGAAGATCGTAATTTCCGCGAGGATTTGTATCACCGATTGGGTGTGATTTTAATTCACGTGCCACCGTTAAACGAACGCCGCGAAGATATACCCGAACTGGTGCAAAAGTTTTTAGCCGATATTGCCCGCGACTACGGCAGCAAGCCCAAACGCATTACGCCGGCCGCTTTAACCTTTTTGCAGCAACTAGATTGGCGGGGTAATATCCGGGAATTGCGCAACGTGGTAGAACGTTTGGTAATTATGAGCGACGACGAAATCTCGGAAGAAGATGCCCGTTCGTTTGCCCGCCCGGCAGTAGCGTAA
- a CDS encoding acyl transferase, whose product MNFKQDFKQKLHTQAPTKGVDFEQRALDLFHYQAIHNPVYRIYLQQLGVNPPTIQNFKKIPFLPIEFFKTQAVKTGDFIPETTFLSSGTTQNERSQHFLADLPFYLQNTQLLFENQYGPLTDYLFLALLPSYIEQGNSSLVAMVNFFMQKSGQPKPGFFLYNLEDLIAALDPVQVNGKKVVLFGVTYALLDLADLVQALNYTDLFKNVIIMETGGMKGRRREMIRAELHAQLQTAFEVNAIHSEYGMTELLSQAYSTERGLFTCPSTMQILLRDMNDPFDVNPELKTGGINIIDLANVDSCAFIETKDIGKLYPDNSFEVLGRFDNSDIRGCNLLVS is encoded by the coding sequence ATGAATTTTAAACAAGATTTTAAACAAAAGCTTCATACTCAGGCGCCCACCAAGGGAGTTGATTTTGAGCAAAGAGCTTTAGATTTGTTTCATTACCAAGCTATCCATAATCCGGTTTACCGGATTTATCTTCAACAATTGGGTGTAAACCCGCCAACAATTCAAAATTTTAAAAAAATTCCATTTTTACCCATCGAGTTTTTTAAGACCCAAGCGGTAAAAACCGGCGATTTTATACCCGAAACCACTTTCTTGAGTAGCGGCACTACCCAGAACGAACGGAGCCAACATTTTTTAGCCGATCTGCCGTTTTACCTGCAAAATACGCAGCTCCTGTTCGAAAACCAATACGGGCCTTTAACCGACTACCTCTTTCTGGCTTTGCTTCCCTCTTATATAGAGCAAGGAAATTCGTCTTTGGTTGCAATGGTAAATTTTTTTATGCAAAAATCCGGGCAGCCGAAGCCGGGCTTTTTTTTGTATAACCTCGAAGATTTGATTGCTGCTTTAGATCCGGTTCAGGTAAACGGTAAAAAAGTGGTGTTGTTTGGGGTAACCTACGCGTTGCTGGACCTGGCTGACCTTGTGCAGGCTCTTAATTATACGGATTTATTTAAAAACGTAATTATCATGGAAACCGGGGGCATGAAAGGCCGGCGCCGGGAGATGATCCGGGCCGAACTGCACGCGCAACTGCAAACAGCCTTCGAGGTAAATGCCATACATTCGGAATACGGCATGACGGAGTTATTGTCGCAGGCTTATTCTACCGAGAGAGGTTTGTTTACCTGCCCCAGTACCATGCAAATTTTACTACGCGATATGAACGATCCCTTTGATGTAAATCCGGAGTTAAAAACTGGCGGTATCAATATCATCGACCTAGCCAATGTAGATTCCTGCGCCTTTATTGAAACCAAAGACATTGGTAAACTTTACCCGGATAATTCTTTTGAAGTGCTCGGCCGGTTCGATAATTCCGATATCCGGGGTTGTAATTTGCTGGTTAGCTAA